GAAATGGGCGGGCAGGTCGGTGACCGCGGAGAACTTGTTGCCGACGGCCTGCGGTTCGAGGTCATCGATACCAAGATGGAGAGCGGATTCCCCGTCCACTACGGCCATTTACGAGACGGCCGGCTGGCGCTGGGCCAGGTGGTCACAGCGCGGGTGGACGCTGCCCGCCGCCAGGGGATTCGCCGCGCCCACACGGCCACGCACCTGCTCCATTACGCGCTGCAAAAGGTGCTGGGAAAGCACGCCCAGCAGCAGGGCTCCAAGGTGGACGACGATATTCTCCGCTTCGACTTCGCCAATCCGACCGCCGTCAAGGCCGAAGAACTGGAAGAGATCGAAGCTGAGGTCAACCGCCGAGTCCTGGAAGCGGCACCGGTCCAGATTGCCTACATGCCCCTTGCCGAGGCCCGCAAGACCGGAGCGATGATGCTCTTCGGTGAAAAGTACCCTGACGTTGTGCGAGTGGTCTCGGTGGGTGAATACAGCAAGGAATTATGTGGGGGAACCCACCTGGATCATGCAGGCCAGATCGGACTGTTTAAGATCATCAGTGAAGAAAGTGTGGCTGCGGGGACCCGCCGCATCACGGCGCTGACGGGATGGAAGGCCTACGAGTTTGTGCGGGATACTTCGCGGGTAATCGCGGAGGCCTCAGCCGCTCTCAATGTGCCGCCACAGGAAATACCCACCCGAATTCAGAACATGCTCCAGGAGATCCGCCAACTTCGCAAGCAGGTGGCCCTGGGAGGTCGGTCTCCGGGTGTCACGGCTGAACAACTCTGGAGCCAGGGTATCGACGTGGATGGGGTTCGGGTGATTGTCGGAGAGATTCCCGCGGCCGATCCCGATCTGATGCGTCAGCTCATCGACCAGCTTCGGCGGCGGAACATGCCCACCGCGGTCCTGCTGGCGGCTAAACACCCGGAGGAGAAAAAGGTCGTCATGGTGGCGGGACTTTCCCGCGAACTGACCGACCGCGGGATGGATGCCGTCAAATGGGTGCGGAGTGTGGCGGCGGTGGTCGGCGGTGGGGGCGGTGGCCGCCCGGATCTCGCCCAGGCCGGCGGCAAAGTCCCCGAAAAACTGGCCGAAGCGCTCGATCTGGCCCGCGAACAGGCCGTCAAAATGATCCAGGCGTGAGTTTCACCTCCTGCGCGGCAAGAACGGAAAAAACGCCCGCCAGTGATCTCCGGCTTAGACCCGGAAAAGTGAGGGGCCGTTTACCAGTAAAAGCGCTCCATCCACCGCACAAAGCCGGGTACAGGATATGGTGCCCCGTCCGTTGCCGTTGGTTCTGGCTGCGTCAATTCAGGACACAGGTAGGGGCAATTCATGAATCGCCCCTACGGGAAATTCGGATGATTCACACTCGTGGGGGCCGAACGAGTAACGTTCTGGCTCCCACGGTCAACACTCTCCACCCACGGCTACTTCGCCACCGTCATCCCGGCTCGGCAATGATAATCTCGCCATGTGCTTGCCGCGCCAGGAAAATTGGGTTGCATAGTGGCACCGCTTCCCCGGCTGCGATATGCTGGAAGGTGGAGCGCGAGGGTCCAGCGGATGATGCGGTGGGCCCGGGGTGTCAGTAGATCTTCCATAGACTCTCTTGGTGCGAGGACGTCATCATGGCTCGCCAAATTCTGTCGCGGGCGGTATCGCGGGGAAATATTGTCTCCTCGCGGTTGATTGGGGGGGCATCCAAGTGGATGACGCTCATTCTCATTGTGAGCGCATGTTTCTGGGGATGTTCTCAATTTGGATGGGCTCAGCTACCGCCTCCGGGCGTCATTCCTCCTCATGAAGGTGGAGGCTTTCAGCGGCCTGGCATGGTGCCGCAGTATCCCGGTCCCATGCGGGGCAATCCCCTGCCCGGACAGCGGCCGGGAGGTCAGCCGCAACTGCCGCGATTGGAGGCGTCTGGAACGGTTGAGGAAGTCGGCCCAATGGGTATGGTGATTGTCTCCCCGACCGGGCAAAAATGGCAACTTTTGTTCGATCGGGAGTGCAAACTCCAGCTCACCGGAAAAGCCATGCCCGACGTACTGCGACCGGGAGTGGTTATTTCGTTTACCGCCGAGATCGATAAAAAGACGGGTCAGGCTACCGAGAAAGTAAGTGCTGTGACCATCTGCACACCCGACCAGCAGCATCTTCTCGGCGTCTTCCCCGAGGGAACCATGGCGGCTATGGGAGAAGCTGCCGATGCCGGTGCGGGAGCGGCAGGGGTAGGGGGATTTCCCGGCTCTGGGTTCGGCTCTGGCCTTGCCCCCGAAGGTGGAGCGCCCCCGCAGCAACCGGGCCGACAGCATTCCCGTCGCCAGGTTGAAACCGGTCCGCCGGTGGAGCGGTTTGAAGTGTGCGGCCGCATTACTGGGATAACTAAGACAGGGAAGATCACGGTAGCGGCCCCAAATCACCATTTCCGCGCGCCCATCCAGTTTGAACTGGCCGAAAACCCGGATATTTCGCTCGAGCTTTCCGGCCGGGAAGCAGTACCTTTTATTGCACGGGGTGCCAAAGTAACTGGCAAGGGTGTGCAAATCGCCCCAACTGCGGGAAGAATGTCGGAAATTACAGTCGAACTCGTCGAGCCGCTGACCCTGACCCAAAAACGTGAACCGCGTAACGGAACGCATCGCACTGTGGAACGAACACCCGAGCGTTTGCCGGGGTCGCTTCCGGGAACACTCCCCGGGGGCGCTGGGGCGCACAAGCCCGATGCTGCTCCAGCCTCTCAGGAAAAACCAGGCCCCGAGGGCGGTGCGGGGAATCCGCCGTCCGATCAGGAACCACCCAAAAAGGCCGCCGGCATCGATTTGCCTCCCCTCAATAATTGATGGGGTCTGAGGGATGGCCGCAGGTGCAATGGGCAAAACCCAGGAGGCGACGCGGTCACAGCCTCCCGCCCGCAGGTCTCGCTCCTTCACCGCTGAGGCGTGGAAACGGTTGTGCGGCGATCCCTGGGCGGTGGTATCGCTGGGAATTCTCGGGGTCATGTCCCTGCTGGCGTTGGCAGCACCTCTTCTCCCCCTTTCACCGCCGCGGCTGGTGCGAACCGAGCGCCAGTTCCAACCGCCGCGTTTCTGGCCACTCTTTGAATACGGCTTTCGATCTGTTAACGGCGAAGAGACTGTGTCCTCCAGCTCCGATGAACGGCCATCCCGAGAAGCGCTTCTGGAAGAAGGATTTGGCCAGCTTGGCCCCCTGAGCGGATTACTCCTGCGAATCCGGTGGTCTGTTTTTGGCGAATGGTGTCTGGCGCCGATTTGCGGGACAGATAAGCTGGGCCGCGATCTTTTTTCCAGGATCCTCTGGGGCGCCCGGGTGTCCCTGTCTGTGGGAATCGTGGCGACGCTTGTTTCCCTGGTGATCGGGGTCACCTATGGAGCTATCGCGGGATTTGCGGGGGGCCGGGTTGATCGGTTGATGATGCGGTTGGTGGATATTCTCTATTCGGTGCCCTTCATTTTTGTGGTTATCTTCATCATCACGATCGTCAGTGCCGAGCCCGTGCGGAACATGCTGGAAAATCGGTGGGGACTTAGCCGCATCATGATCTTTTTTCTCGTGGTGGGCGCCATCTACTGGCTGACGATGGCCCGGGTTGTCCGCGGCCAGGTCATTTCCCTCAGGCATGAACTTTATGTGGAAGCGGCTCGCGCACTGGGTGTGGGCTGGTGGCGGATCCTCTTTCGCCACATTCTTCCCAATCTCCTCAGTGTCGTGGTGGTCTATTTAACATTGACCATCCCACGGGTAATGCTGTTTGAGGCATTCCTATCGTTTTTGGGTCTCGGTGTGGAACCGCCCGATGTCTCCTGGGGATTGCTGGCCAACGAAGGATTGCAGGCCATCACGCCGATCAAGATTTACTGGTGGCTGGTGGTTTTTCCTGGCCTGGCCCTGGCCCTGACGCTTTTTGCCCTCAACTTCCTGGGCGACAGCCTGCGCGACGCCCTCGATCCCCGGCTGAAGCGAATCCGTTGATCTTGCAAATTTTTCGGGGAGGAATGGACTGGATACACGGGATTCGCGCACGGTACAATACGTACGGGTCGCCGCCACTAATACAACCACCACGTGCGAGATACGAACATGGGGTTATACGATCGCGACTACATCACCAGGAGGACGCTGCCCGGGGGCGCCTGGTCCACCAGCCAGTACAGCATGGTCACCATCCTCATTGTGATCAACGTGGTGGTGTATGTGCTGGATGCTTTCAGTAACTACCGACTGAGCGACTTGACTGCCGCCCGGGTGGGCACACTCACACGTCCCTGGTTGTGGTGGCAGTTTCTGACGTATGGCTTCACCCATGCGCCCAGCCCGCAGCACATTTTTTTCAACATGCTGACGCTGTGGTTTTTCGGCCGGGATATCGAATATCTTCTCGGCCGAAAAGAATTCCTTAGACTTTACCTGTTTTTGGTCATTGTTGGCGGCGTGGTGTGGGCGGCGATCAATCGGCTTCAGGGTGCCTCTGCGGGGAGTTCGATGATCGGAGCCTCCGGGGCGGTGGTGGGGATCTTCCTGCTATTCTGCCTCCACTATCCGCGAAGAACGATTCTGCTGTTTTTCTTTCTGCCGGTGCCGGCCTGGGTGGCAGGCGTTTTGCTATTGGCCCCGGATATCATGTCGGCCATCCAGAGCAGGGAAAGCGAAATTGCCTATTCTGTGCATCTTACGGGCGCGGCCCTGGCTGCCCTTTATTACTATCAAAATTGGAACCTTGGACTTTTTTGGGAGAGGCTGGGAGGAGAAAGAATCTGGGTGAGAATCAAGTATCTCTTTCAGCGGCGGCCACGGCTTCGGGTCCATCGCGGCGAGTACGAGTACCTTCGCGAGATGGATGACGTGGGCGATCCTACGGACGCCGAGAAAGAGGAGTGGGAAAAGCTCGAGGCGGAAGTGGAACGCATTCTGGACAAGATCAATAAATCGGGTACCGATAGCCTGACACGCGCGGAGCGACGAACACTTGAACGGGCCAGTCAGCTTTATCGGCAGCGGCGGCGGGGTTCATAAATGCCCCGCCCAGGAATGTGCGCCGGGGCCATCGCACCGGCCAATTTGAGCAACTCATCTCCCGATGTGGAAAAAAAGAAGCTTCGCGCTTGAAAATCCCGCGGTCCCATGCGACAATGACATTGGGCAAGGGCTTGTCTGTTGGTTACGAGGAGATTGGTCATGTTGATGGTTCGCAGTCGGGCGCGAAAGGGTTTTACACTTGTTGAGCTTCTGGTGGTGATCACCATCATCGGGATGCTGGTGGCCATGCTGATGCCGGCCGTCCAAATGGCCCGGGAGGCAGGACGACGTTCGCAGTGCATGAACAATCAGAAGCAGCTTGCAACGGCCCTCCTCAATTACGAATCGGCACGGCGACAATTCCCGGGTTGGGTGGAAACGCTCACGTTGTCAAATGGATCCAAGCTCGATGTCGCGTGGTTTGTCACGCTCTTCCCGTACATCGAGCAGGGCCCCCTGTACCAGCAGTGGATTCAGGGTACTCTTAACATCACCGCTCTGCCCTTTGCTGTCTGCCCCAGCAATCCTCTGGAGTCCTCACCCATCGTAAATGGCCAACTGACACAGGGACCGCTGGAAGCTGCCATGGTCTATGTGGCCAATGCAGGCTGGCCGGGGTCGATGCTCAACAATAACACTCAGGAAGGCCCCGCCGATGCAGTGTTCCTTGAACGAGGTCAGGTGTTGCTGGCCAACGGCGGGCAGCTCAAGCAGATCAATCTGGATTACCTGAGCTCGCACGACGGTGCATCCAACACGCTTGCCCTTTCGGAGAATATCAATGCTCGGGGCATTTGGGCCTATTCCGCTCCAGTCGCTCCAGGCAGCTTCCCCAGCACCAGCGCGTACGATCCCAAGTGGGAATATGCCGTTGGTTTCAACTGGTTTGACAGCCCCGGCACTTGCCGGAGGATCAATGCTTGCCTCAACGGCGATTCGAGCGGTCAGACCAACCCAATCGCGAATCCGGAGCTTGCCCGTGCGTCCAGCCGGCATCCCGGGGTGGTCAACGTCGCTTTCTGCGATGGGCATGTCGTCACGCAGCGGGACAACATCGACTGGCTCGTTCTCGCTCAGCTTATGACGCCGGATAACTACAAGGCGGGAGCGGCAGCAAACTGGCCGCAGCTTCGTGATAGCGTGTACGACTCCGGGAACAACTGACGCGGCGGGGTCGCAACCCCAGGGACAACGGCTGTTAGCATGTTGGTCGTTTAAGCCAGCTATTCGTCCCTGACCCGAACCAGTTCACTCCCGCTCGATGATGACGTCCATCGGGCGGGAGATCGTGTTTCCTGGTCGGCCTGGGCCCCCCAGGCCAATCGCCTGAAGCCGAACGGGCCCCGCCCCAAGCCTTCGGCTGTCAATTTCAAAGTCAGCCTTCTCGCCTACAGACCGGGCCAGAAGTCGACCGTTCTGCCGCACCACGACAGCAAGGGCTCCGGGACTCTCGACGTGCAGACACACAGGCTCTCCCAACCTGACGTGAGGCGTCTGGAGCTTCACTGAGATCTGGCCGCCGAAATTGTCACTCGCAAGCTCCACGATGAGGCTACCCCGGCTGGCAATGAGACCTGTTTCCACGGCCACAACCCGCAGTTCGTGATAGCCGTCATCCCATTTTGTCGTGTCGATGGTGAACGGCTCGTTTGGGCCGGATCGCCCCACGAGCCGTCCATCCACAAACCACTCGAAGTGATCGACCTGGCCACCGCCAATTGGTGGCGGTAATCCCGGCCTGGGAAAATGGGCTTCTGGATAAAGCGTGAGGACGCCGCGAACCGTCTTTCCTTCCGGCAGACCTTTGAGCTTCACGGCGGGAATGTTTGCCCACGGCCGGCAAAGCGGATCACCCACGATGAGTAACTGATACGGCCCGTACACGGATTGGTAAAATGCTTCGGCCGCGCTACACCCCCGCGCGTAATGGAGATGGATCGTCGGCAGGGGGAACTTTTCAGCGATAGCAAACGGTTCGGTAACTGTCCCGCTGGCAGCCGCTGCCCCATAACGAAGGAATTCGGTGAGAGGTGTTTGTCCCGCAGATTTTGTCATAACTCCGCCGAGACTCGTCAGATGATCGCAGATGGCACCGGGTAGGATGGTGCTCCCTGAGCGTGCCCAGTCGAATTGCGCCGTCCCCATCATGACGCCCTGACAGTCGGGTTTATTCTCGGGCATGATTCCGTGGACGATTTCCGCCCGGACGTTGAGCTTCTGAAGAGCCTCCACAACTTCGGGGAAGGCCGGGTCACGGGTGCGGGAACGGATATCGCCGTTTTGCACAAAGTAGATCGTGCCTCGCGGGAAACTTGCATCAGCGGCCGCACTGCGTCGAAGATATTCAAGGATTTCTTCCAGGGTGTTTCCACGGGTATCTTCGTCTGCCGCAACGGCCAGCACCATCGACAACAAATACCGCTGGCCCTGCTTGGCGAGATTGCCGTGCTCGTCAAATTGCAATCGACTGTTGAATCCCAGTGTGGGAAGCTCCTTTTGCTCAGGAATTGCCCGCCGCATGTACTGGTTGACCCGAAGGGACATGTAATAGTCCGGACGGCGCGCCAGCACTCCAGCATAAAGATAAGTCAGGCCGTTTAGGGATCCACGAGGCGTGAGCACACGTGGCCAGCGGGCACTTGCCGGTTCATCGGTGTTTTTTTCCTTGTCGGGAGTTCCGGGTCGCCGAGGAGGAAGTAATTCCGGATGTTCCTCGGCAAATCGCTCAATGTCTTTCTGTAATTCGATCCCCCACGGGAAATCGGCCGAGTAGGCGACGCAGTCAATCCACTCGAGGGCCCCCTGTCGCGCGAGATGTTCGATGATGGGAAGCAGAATTTTTTCGCGGAATCGATCGACGTCCGTCACCTGTTCCTTGGGATCCCACGCGAGATAGAGGACGTTGGAATCGGGAATCTGACGGAGGGACTGGTAGAAGTTGGCCACCGCGAGCGAAACTAGACTTTCGGAGTTGACAACGAGGAGCACGTTTTCCGGACCTCCCCCTGCCCGCGCGATCCGAGCTCCTCCAAGGAGCACAAATACCAGCAGGCAGCAAATCACCAGACCGTTGTTCCAGGCTCTGCACCACGGATGCACCATTGCCTTACTCCGCACCAAGAATTTCCGCTCGGAGGACCTCGAGAGGTGGGTCCGCCGAAATTGTTTTTTTGCGTCCCCCATCGGCTGATTCTCCGACCAGTTTTCGTTATACTCTTGGGAAGTCGATGCGTTGGCTGGATAGGGTTGAAGCTTCCAAGAGTTTTCATTGTAAGGAGTCGCAGCCATGAGATTGCTCCCCACAGTTGTCCTGGTCCTGGTCGCGCTTCCCGTTTGGGCGGAGGAAGCATCCAATTGTCTTACCCCGGAAGAAAAAGAACAAGGTTTTGTTTGCCTGTTTGATGGAACGTCGCTCGACCAATGGCAGGGCGATACCAAGGGTTACGTGATTGAAGATGGCGTGCTTGTGTGCAAGCCTGGCGGGAATCTTTACACCAAAAAAGAGTACAGCGATTTCATTTTCCGATTCGAATTCAAGCTGACACCGAATGCCAACAACGGCGTGGGGATCCGCACACCACTCGGATGTGATCCCGCCTATTGTGGCATGGAAATCCAGATTCTGGACGATTCAGGAAGTCAGTACACACAACTTCAGCCGTACCAGTATCACGGCTCCATTTACGGCGTGGTCCCTGCCAAGCGCGGTCACCTCAAACCCGTCGGGGAATGGAACAGCGAAGAAATCCTGTGCCAGGGACGGCACGTCCGTGTGACGCTCAACGGTGTCGTTATTGTCGATGCGAATCTCGATGAAGTCCAGCCGATGGATCACCGCGACCACCCCGGCCTGAAACGGGACAAAGGGTACATCGGGTTTCTCGGTCACGGCACACGGGTGGAGTTCCGCAGAATACGTATCAAGGAATTGAAGTAACCAGGGACTGGCTTGTTTTGCTCGGCGGCAGGGATTCCATGTGTTATCTCGGAATCGAGATCGGCGGTACAAAGCTCCAGGTCGGGATCGGAACAGGCGAGGGACCTCCGCTGATCGCCCTGCGTCGGGATGAGATCGATCGTAGGCAGGGAGCCGAGGCGATCCGCCGCCGAATCCTCGATTTTGCCCGGCCCCTTATTGCCGAGTACCATCCCCGAGCGATCGGTATCGCGTTTGGTGGGCCCATCGATGTTCAATCGGGACGAACCCTGAAAAGCCACCACGTGGCCGGTTGGGACGACTTCCCCCTCGTTCAATGGTCTCAGGATGAACTGGGGCTTCCCACCGCCATGGGAAACGACGCCGACCTTGCTGGCTGGGCAGAGGCGATCTATGGGGCAGGCAAGGGTCATCGCGCCGTCTTTTACATTACCGTGGGCACCGGTATCGGTGGAGCCCTGATTTACGAAGGCAAAATTTACACCGGTGCCCATGGGATTGCCGCCGAGATCGGGCATCTCCGTCCGGGACCGACGGCCGTGTCGCCCGAAGAGGATCTCGAATCCGTCTCCGCAGGCTGGGGAATCGCGGCCCGGGCCCAGGCTCTGGTCAAGGAGGTGCTCGCCTCTCGTGCTGCTTTTGAGGCCGGCTCTGGCGAGCCAACGCTCATCCTCCGGTGGCGTGAAAGGTGGGCCACACCGGAGTGTGGCGATGTATCCTTTTTCACACTCCATGAGGCAGCCACGGATCTTCTCCGGCGCTGTGACAACGATGCGGAACGGCTCACCACAAAGATGCTGGGTGAGGCTCTGGCATCCGGCAATGTGATCGCGGAGTGGGTTTTTGCCCGTGCGCTGCAAACACTCGGCTGGGCCCTCGCGCAGATGATCACGCTTTTGGCGCCTTCGGCGATTGTCATCGGCGGCGGGGTATCGCTCCTTGGGGAACGGTTGTTTTTTGAGCCGCTCCGCAAGGAAGTGGTGAAATATGTGTTTCCGCCGCTCGCCGACCGCTATGTCATTCGACCGGCGGAACTGGGGGAAGAAGTGATGGTCCATGGGGCGGTTTTGCTTGCCCGGCAACGCTTCGAAGCTGCTGCCGGAAAGGGCGTGACATCACCCGCGCTTGAACAGAAAAAGTGA
This is a stretch of genomic DNA from Thermogutta terrifontis. It encodes these proteins:
- a CDS encoding ABC transporter permease, producing MAAGAMGKTQEATRSQPPARRSRSFTAEAWKRLCGDPWAVVSLGILGVMSLLALAAPLLPLSPPRLVRTERQFQPPRFWPLFEYGFRSVNGEETVSSSSDERPSREALLEEGFGQLGPLSGLLLRIRWSVFGEWCLAPICGTDKLGRDLFSRILWGARVSLSVGIVATLVSLVIGVTYGAIAGFAGGRVDRLMMRLVDILYSVPFIFVVIFIITIVSAEPVRNMLENRWGLSRIMIFFLVVGAIYWLTMARVVRGQVISLRHELYVEAARALGVGWWRILFRHILPNLLSVVVVYLTLTIPRVMLFEAFLSFLGLGVEPPDVSWGLLANEGLQAITPIKIYWWLVVFPGLALALTLFALNFLGDSLRDALDPRLKRIR
- a CDS encoding rhomboid family intramembrane serine protease; translated protein: MGLYDRDYITRRTLPGGAWSTSQYSMVTILIVINVVVYVLDAFSNYRLSDLTAARVGTLTRPWLWWQFLTYGFTHAPSPQHIFFNMLTLWFFGRDIEYLLGRKEFLRLYLFLVIVGGVVWAAINRLQGASAGSSMIGASGAVVGIFLLFCLHYPRRTILLFFFLPVPAWVAGVLLLAPDIMSAIQSRESEIAYSVHLTGAALAALYYYQNWNLGLFWERLGGERIWVRIKYLFQRRPRLRVHRGEYEYLREMDDVGDPTDAEKEEWEKLEAEVERILDKINKSGTDSLTRAERRTLERASQLYRQRRRGS
- a CDS encoding DUF1559 domain-containing protein produces the protein MLMVRSRARKGFTLVELLVVITIIGMLVAMLMPAVQMAREAGRRSQCMNNQKQLATALLNYESARRQFPGWVETLTLSNGSKLDVAWFVTLFPYIEQGPLYQQWIQGTLNITALPFAVCPSNPLESSPIVNGQLTQGPLEAAMVYVANAGWPGSMLNNNTQEGPADAVFLERGQVLLANGGQLKQINLDYLSSHDGASNTLALSENINARGIWAYSAPVAPGSFPSTSAYDPKWEYAVGFNWFDSPGTCRRINACLNGDSSGQTNPIANPELARASSRHPGVVNVAFCDGHVVTQRDNIDWLVLAQLMTPDNYKAGAAANWPQLRDSVYDSGNN
- a CDS encoding 3-keto-disaccharide hydrolase — protein: MRLLPTVVLVLVALPVWAEEASNCLTPEEKEQGFVCLFDGTSLDQWQGDTKGYVIEDGVLVCKPGGNLYTKKEYSDFIFRFEFKLTPNANNGVGIRTPLGCDPAYCGMEIQILDDSGSQYTQLQPYQYHGSIYGVVPAKRGHLKPVGEWNSEEILCQGRHVRVTLNGVVIVDANLDEVQPMDHRDHPGLKRDKGYIGFLGHGTRVEFRRIRIKELK
- a CDS encoding ROK family protein, whose translation is MCYLGIEIGGTKLQVGIGTGEGPPLIALRRDEIDRRQGAEAIRRRILDFARPLIAEYHPRAIGIAFGGPIDVQSGRTLKSHHVAGWDDFPLVQWSQDELGLPTAMGNDADLAGWAEAIYGAGKGHRAVFYITVGTGIGGALIYEGKIYTGAHGIAAEIGHLRPGPTAVSPEEDLESVSAGWGIAARAQALVKEVLASRAAFEAGSGEPTLILRWRERWATPECGDVSFFTLHEAATDLLRRCDNDAERLTTKMLGEALASGNVIAEWVFARALQTLGWALAQMITLLAPSAIVIGGGVSLLGERLFFEPLRKEVVKYVFPPLADRYVIRPAELGEEVMVHGAVLLARQRFEAAAGKGVTSPALEQKK